Within Vidua chalybeata isolate OUT-0048 chromosome 26, bVidCha1 merged haplotype, whole genome shotgun sequence, the genomic segment AGCTCCTCTGCCAAGACGGGCACAGGGACCCCTGGACGTGGTGGgacccagggctgggagagccaggCAGAGCTCGGAGCACTCAGACACGGCCCTTatctgctgccaccaccctgggAACTCGTTGCATGCTCAGCTCCAgtgaatttcctttttctgtttttgtttctttcctgctgACGCTTTTCCCCTCCGGAATCATGGATGGGGCCCATGGTTACGGGGTGGTGTGAGCAGCCCGACCCCACGGTGGGGTGGCAGcgggcagagcacagcagcacccagcacccacctgTGCCTGTCCCCTCGGAAGGAGAAAACCCGCCGCGTGTCCGCGTGTGCCCCAGGCGCTCCCGGGGAGTGGAGCCGGGAGCAGGAACCTGCTGAGCCGCTGCCTGCTCATGTTTTCCGTGGCACTCCCCGGGGGCCGCCTGCAGCGGCTGCTCGCCCGGAGCCGGGGCTCGCGCTGGTGCGTCCTCCGGCCGCCGCAGGATGCATCGGCCTCCTGCGAGCCGCGATCGCGGCGCCGTGACCTTGGCAGGGCGGGAGCTCACCCCGCCTCTGGCTCAGCCCGGGCGCCTCCGGCTGTTACAACCCAGCTGCCGGCGCAGGAGACGtgcccagcccctggggccTGATCCTGCCACGCAGGAGCCTAGAGCGAGGTGATGGCCGGGCACGGGGGAAAGTGTGAGCCATGACAGCTGTCCTGGTCCCCATCCTTGTCCCTGCTTCATGGCTAGGGTCAGATATGGTGCTCACAGCCAGCGCAGTGATAGTTCTGCCCCTGTCTCCCCTAGCCTGACACTGTCCCCTTGTTGTCACTGTCTCAGATGTGCCAAGTCCAGCTGAAGCCACTGTGGGTGTGAGGAAGGCAGTGCAGCACCATGACTGCGGCACAGGGGCTTCTCCTCCGCCCCATCACCATGGGACTGCTCCTGCAGaacctcttcctcctcctccttctcctcctgggCTCCTGCCTCCACCCAGCCACTGCTTTCCCCAAGGGCTGTTACCCCTCGGAAGAGGAGGGGCTGAAGACCTTCCGCTGCAGCAACGCTCAGTTGACCGAGGTCCCCAGGGACATCCCCAATGACACCAACAAGCTCTACCTGGACTTCAACCAAATCCCCTTCCTGCCTCGCGATGCCTTCCGGGACCTGCCactcctgctggagctggaccTGTCCCACAATGCCATCGCCAGAATTGAAACTGGGGCTTTCCAGGGCCTGGCAGAGCACCTGCACTCTCTGGACTTGTCTTCCAACAGGCTGGTGTCGGTCAGCAAAGACGCCTTTAGCAACCTGAAAGCCAAGGTGAACCTGTCCAACAACCCGTGGCTGTGTGACTGTCggctgcaggagctgatccGTGCCGTGGAGCTGGCGGCCGACTCCTCGGGGGGCATCGTGTGCGACTCCTCCACGCAGGAGGAGCACGTGGGCAAAGCTTTCCTGCAGGTCATTGCCGACACAGACTTCTGCAACGTGTACAAGAAGACCACGGACATCGCCATGCTGGTCACCATGTTCGGCTGGTTCGCCATGGTGATTTCCTACCTGGTTTACTACGTGAGGCAGAACCAGGAGGACGCCCGGCGGCACCTGGAATATCTCAAGTCACTGCCCAGCAAGCAGCGGCGATCGGAGGAGTCGTCCACCATCAGCACTGTGGTGTGAGCACCAGCATCCTGCAGGACATGGGCACGTGTGGAGCTGGGGACCAGCCACTCCAGGGGCTGTCACCAGCCACTGGCATCGCACAGAGATACTCATGGATTTGTTCTGTTctcctcctggcagcagcagctgtggctgatgAGTCCCTGGCTCTGGTGGCTGAGGACAGGGATGAAAATCAGACATGAGCACAGAGGATCCTCAGCATTCTCCCAAGTTGTGGAGGACTGGAGCAACCTGGAGCATCCCCCTGGCGTGCAGCCATTGCTCCGACTGACTTGGACATTTGGACTTCATCTAAAactttttatatttcctttgcAGAGATCCCTTGGGGCATTAATGGAATCGATGTTTTCATCTCTCCCCGGCTCCCCCTTGGCTGCCCAAGGGATGGTACggcagcccagggaggctggTAGGGCAGTGGGGAGGAGCAGTACAGGTGCAAGGCCAATGCCCTGCCAGGTCACTGGCCCTGGAGGGTCACGGACTTCGACGGCAGCCAGCGGGACCAAGAggtggggcagggggtggggaCACACCGGTTGGTGCCGCCCCATCTTCCGTTTCATCTCCCTGCCCCTTTCCCGGCACTCGGGCCAGGTGGGGCAAGGGCTGTGGGGGTCCCCACTCAGACATGGGGTCACTGATGGGAAAACCCAGGGCCTTTCCCCTCGAAGTGTGGGCAACGAGAACCAAACGGGGAATGAActccctggggcagagccctTTGGGGCTGCCAAGGGATGTGGGTGCTGATGGCAGGGCAGCTAGGGGTCCTGGCAGTgggtccagccctgctgggat encodes:
- the LRRC3C gene encoding leucine-rich repeat-containing protein 3C, which translates into the protein MTAAQGLLLRPITMGLLLQNLFLLLLLLLGSCLHPATAFPKGCYPSEEEGLKTFRCSNAQLTEVPRDIPNDTNKLYLDFNQIPFLPRDAFRDLPLLLELDLSHNAIARIETGAFQGLAEHLHSLDLSSNRLVSVSKDAFSNLKAKVNLSNNPWLCDCRLQELIRAVELAADSSGGIVCDSSTQEEHVGKAFLQVIADTDFCNVYKKTTDIAMLVTMFGWFAMVISYLVYYVRQNQEDARRHLEYLKSLPSKQRRSEESSTISTVV